The sequence GTTCGACGCCACGGATGTGACTGTCCAGCACAACATCATCTCAGAAGGCATTTGGGACGGGAATCACACTCAGCGTGGCTTGCACAGCAAAGGTTTGTTGAGCGGTTTGGAAAACGTGCGTGTTTCAGTGCACCACAACCTGTTTGCCCACAACGACGATCGCAACCCGCGTCTGACGGGGCTGGGGAAGAACGAAGTCGTCAACAATGTCATCTACAACTACTATCAGGTGGGAACCAATTTTTCGATTGGTGTCGGATTCCAGGCCAACCTGATTGGCAATGTCTTTCTCCCAGGCAAGCAGCATCGCGAACACCGTTATCCCATCGTGGTTGGTGGTCAATTGGTGGAGAAAGCAATATTTGTGAGGGACAATTTGAGTCCACGGCGGTCCACGGGAACCGAGGATGAGTGGCTGAATGTTGGTTTCAATGGTGTCATGGGTGATGGGGCGTACAACGGAACCTTGCTCGATGAGTCGGTTCGTGCGGGGACGCCCTTTGAGATGAGCGCGGTGCCGGTCACTCTGGAACCAGCCGAGACGTTGGTTGAGCGATTGTTGCCGATTGTGGGAGCAACCTTACCGAGGCGTGATGCCGTGGATGTTCGAGTTGTCAGCGATGTTCGAAACAAGACGGGTGTGATGATCAACGACCCTGCTGAAGTGGGCGGATGGCCGGCACTGGAGCCAGGCACGGTGCAAGATCGTGATCGTGATGGGATGCCCGATGCCTGGGAACTCCAGCATGGTCTGGATCCCGACGATTCTTCCGACGCGATGCAGGACATGAATGGCGACGGCTATGTGAACCTGGAGCAATACCTTGAGTGCCTGGTGTTCGAGGAGATCTCGCGACGCAAGTTCACTCGACCAACGCAATGACGATGAGTGTGTCTCTGTTGGGGCGTGGTTTGGGGGCGTATGCTTCTCAGTGTTGTGGTCAATGTTCCGACCTTTTCTGTACCCAGAGTCGCAAGCATGTTGAGGGGGAAGCCGATGCAAACCATCCGAGTGGAGGAAACCGAGGGAGAAGTATTTCCGGCGGGTCGTCGCAGTTGCATTTTGGGGGGGCCGCGAGGGTTGCCCGTGGAGCAATTTGCGGTGGGCCATTCGACTCTTTTTCCCCAAGGCGCGATTCCAGAACACGCTCACTCGAACGAGGAGGTCTACGTCGTTCTTGCGGGACGCGGCGAGATGCGAGTGGGAAATGACGTGAGACAGGTTGCTGCGACCACCGCCATCTACATCCCATCCAATGTCCCGCACAGCTTGATCAATGACAGCGATGAAGATTTGGTGGTGATGTGGATGTACGCACCAGGCGGGGTGGTCGGTCATTGGGAAGATGAGCGAGGCGGTCGGCCAGCGTGATCTTTTTGAATCTGGCCGGATCGTTTGGTGAAGTCTGAGCCAGGGGAACTGAATAGGAGTAGGATACGGGGCCCACATCACGACTTGGAGAGATCAAATGACAAAGACTGTTGCGTTGGTTGTTGCGTTCGCCGGAGTGCTCACATGCCAAGTGGCGAGCGGGCAATCGAGTTTGGAGTTGAGGCTTCAGTCGCAATCCAAGTCAGATGCCGGCGAGTTTGTCATGCAACATCAGAAGGAGTCATGGAAGGCAGCCGAAACCGCCATCATCGTTTGCGATGCCTGGGACTATCATCATTGCTTCAATGCGGTCGGTCGTCTGAATGAAATGGCGCCGACAATGAACAGGGTGATCGCGGAAGCACGGCGGCGCGGTGTGACGATCATTCATTCACCCAGCGATTGCGTCGATTTTTACAAAGACAGTCCGGCTCGAAAGCGTGCGGTCATTGCGCCTGCCGCGACAAACCTGCCCAAGGAGATCGAGTCGTGGTGCTACACGATTCCCGCGGAGGAAGATGCCGAATACCCGGTCGATCAGTCGGATGGCGGCGAAGACGATGATCCCAAAGAGCACGCCGAATGGGCAGCGAAGCTCGAGTCGATCGGCCGTGATCCGAAACGGCCTTGGCAACGGCAGCTGGACACGATCGAAATCGACGAATCCGTGGACTTCATCACGGACCAAGGTGACGAGGTTTGGAATGTCTTGGAATCCAAGAACATTGACAACGTGATCCTGCTAGGTGTTCACACCAACATGTGCGTGCTTGGTCGCCCGTTTGGACTGCGACAAATGGCTCGCAACGGAAAAAAGGTTGTGTTGATGCGAGACATGACGGACTCGATGTACAACCCAATGATGTGGCCCTACGTCAGTCACTTTGAAGGGACCCGGCGAGTGATCTCTCACATCGAGCGATACGTTTGTCCAACGATGACAAGCGATCAGCTTATCGGTGGTGAGCCGTTTCGTTTCAAGGGTGACGAGTGAAAGCCAGTCACGGATCCGAATGGAATTTGTCAGCCGGTTTGTTGTTAGGTGCAATTGTTCAATTCCTGTCCGGTGACCCACTCGATGTCTTTGGCGTTGCGTCATGATCCTGGCGACTCAGTGAATTGAGCGGGAATCGGTTTCGGCCATTCTGGCCTGCCGTGAACGTCGAGGTTTTCCCCGTTGCCATGTTGGCCAGTGCGGACGAAGGAGTCGTCCGGGAGTTGGGACATGTTTTGCCGAACAATGCAAGCGAACTGTCGATTCAGCCGGCCTTCGATTCTTTATGTGAGCCGTGAGCCGTTTGGACGTTGGCCCGGTTCTGTGGTGGTGGAACCCAGTCCAACGCCCAAACGGCTCAGCAAATCAACGCTCCCTGGCCGTCGGGTGCCGTGGACCGGCGGTCATCTGTCCTACCCACTTGCGTTAGGAACGCTTTGCGCGAAGCACCGCAAGGGATGCTTCTGCATAGGTAATTGATCGTTCCTTCTCGACCTCTCTTATTGACGACAGGTGGGGCTTCTTCCCCCAACGATTAGACTATCGATTCATGAGGTTCTTGATTTCCAACGATGGGTAAATGCTTGACGGATTGCAGGATGCACCTAGGATTTCATGAGAGTTTTGTCTTTGGCGGAAGGCAAAAGAATTCAATGGGAACGAGCCGCACTGATTCTGTCAGGTGGTTGCTTTTTCCCCTGTTGTTCATTTCTTATGCTTCCGAGAGTATTGATGAATCTTCGTTCAAGACACCGAAGTGAGGATGGTTTTACCTTAGTCGAGCTGTTGGTGGTAATTGCCATCATTGGGGTGCTCGTCGGTCTGTTGTTGCCAGCGGTTCAAGCGGCTCGAGAGGCTGCAAGGCGAATGAGTTGCAGCAACAATATGAAGCAGTTGGGGCTGGCGTTGCACAACTACCACTCTGCTTACAATCGTCTTCCACAGCAGCGTGGCGGGACGAGCAACGTCAACGACACGTGGCCTCCAGGGACTTACGAGGGGCACAATAATTTGCAGCTCAGTTTTTTGGTGGGTGTTTTGCCCTTCATTGAACAGCAAGCTTTGTGGGAGCAGATCAGCAATCCGTTGGCGGTCAATTCTGACGGAACGGTCAGGTCACCTTCGTGGCCAGCCATGGGACCTGTGGTTGATAACCGACCGCTGTATCCCCCATGGGTCACCGAATTGTCGGCGTTGCGATGTCCGAGCGATCCCGGCAGGGGAGCACCAGCGTACGGCCGGACAAACTATGCAGCGAACCAAGGCGACACGATTTACAACAGCAACGGGATCTACGCTGCTTGGAATAACTTTCAGACTCCGGCAGGTTGGCCCAGTCTCAAGGGGACGTTGCGTGGTTTCTTCAATGCGCGTTCCTCAACCAAGTTCCGAGACATCTTGGATGGTTTGTCGAACACGATCATGCTCGGTGAAATCGCGACGGACTTAGGTGATCGTGATGCTCGAACATCGACCACTCAGGAAGCCAACGGGTTGCGAGTTCCCAACACGGCGCTCGCCTGTCGTTCATCGCTTGATCCCGAACGGCCATCGTTTTGGAGTGCTGCTGTGCAGACTCCAGCGGATGCGGACTCGACGAATGGGCCTCGTTTTGTACGTGGTTTCCAGTGGTCCAACGGATTTCAAATCCACACGGGCTTTCAGACGATCTTGCCGCCCAACAGTGAGATCTGTCAGGAGGCACCGGTTGGAAATTGGATGAGCACTTACGACCAGTCCGGAAACTTCACTGCATCCAGTCGTCACCAAGGTGGTGTCCATGTTGTCATGGGGGACGGGGCGGTCAAGTTCATCACGGAGTCCATCGAGGCAGGGAACTCCGACGCAAAACCTGTCGATCCCTGGCAGACCCAAGGGGTCGGCAGCCCGTTTGGGCTATGGGGAGCACTGGGAACCAAGGCCAACGGCGAGATCGTCTCACTTGACTGAGAACGTTTGGTCTGTTCGTTCCTGATCGCGTTTCCAGGAACATGTATCTGAATCAATCCGTCCGGCGTTGCTGTTGGTTCGCTGGCGGATTTGTGCTTTGCTGTTATCTCATTTTTTGGCATCCTAATATGACACGTACATTCATCGGCTTGATCATGACTCTCGCTTGCCTCTCACTGGCAGGCTGCGGTTCCGAGAACAAAGCGGAGGTCATCTTTGACGCGGGCGAACACGCGAAGACGACGGCGTCTCCAGAGGAAGTCCAAAGGAGAATGGCGGAAGCGATGGCTGGGGCCGGCAAAAGCGGCAAAGCTCGTGGTGCAGAATTGAAAGCGGAAGCCTCCAAAAAATCGGAGTGATTTCATTGGTTGCCGCCAGTTTCGTCTTTGAGGAGGCTGGGGGTTTTCCTTCCTTGTGGGAAGGCTTGATCGATGAGGGAACGTTCAGAAACGACTTCGGTCCTTTCCAAATGATCGCGGAAGGAACAGAGGCCGTTTGCGCCACTCCGCTAAGACGAAGTCAATGATGAGTGATTCCTAAGCAGGTCGGCAGGAGTCTTTCGGCATTTGAAATGTCTTGGCAAGCGTGGTTGCTTCCACGTACAACCGGGGCCAACGCCCAAACGGCTCACATGATTATGCCCGATCATTCCTGCCGGCCTGCTTAAGTGTCCTCAAGAAGTTCAAAAGAACGTCTGCCATAGGGTTTGCCATTGATTTGCAAGGTGATCGCGTGGCGTCCGGGGTAAAGTTTGTAGGTGGTCGCGTTGGCGTGAAGCCGATGGCGTTTGGTCAGTGCGATCACTTCTGCCTTGTTGACTGAAAGACTCTTGAGTTTGTGGACTTTGGGAGCCGTGGTGCCGTTGGCTTTGACGAAGTCGATGACATAATCGATCATCAGTGCTTCGGATCTTTTGGCGGTGATGGAAAACGAGAATTCGATCGTGTCGCCCGGTTGGAGTTCGGCTTTCTTCAATTCAAAGTCCGAGACTTCGATTTTCGGGTCGTGTCGATACCCCAGAAACTTCAACGCTGGCGAGTGTCCTTGTTTGATCAGTGTTCGCAAAGCGTGGCGATTGATCCAATCGAGCTCTTGGGGAGATTGCTTCTCCGCGGATTTCCAATTGCGAAGGGTTTGAAGGACGAGTTCTGGGTGTGATTTCGAGATGTCGTTGAGATGGTTGGCGACTGACCGTGTGACGTAACGCGTCGCATCCGCGTGCAGTGTGTCAAGGAATGGCAGTGGCGTGGTGACATCGATGCTCAAGCGACGCGACCAGGGCAATTTCGGCCGGGTGCCTTCGCTGACCAAACGCCGGACGTGGTAGTTCGAGTCAGTGGACCATTGGGACAGTTCGGTCAGCGTTGACTCAGGATGAGCGTCGAGGAAGGCACGAATGCTGTCTTCCATCGAAAACCGCATCGTGATGGCTTTGAGTGTTTTCAGCGAGTTCCGAAGATGCTTTCGTTCCAGGCCGTTGCGAACAACGTATTCGCCAAGCGGAGCCAGGATGAAGTCACCAAAGTCGTTGTCTGCGAGTTGGGGATCCAGTGGCGGCGGCAACGCCTCGCGAATCTGTTTGGCTGCGGTGGGGAAATCAACGGCGAGGTGTTTCTCGAGCACGACCGCAATGTGCGCAATGCGTTGTTTCAGTTCGAGGTCTTTGAGGCCATGCATGCATTGACGAGTGAACGCTTTGCCATCGAAGTTGCAGTCGGAGGCTTGGAAGAGCCCGCTCAAAAAGTCGATGCGGTCACGATTGAAGAGTTGGTCCTTGAGGCTGAACCCGCTGCCGGTAGTCGATTGGCTCATGGCAGTGCTTTGGTCGTGTTGGTTGCGGAAGACTGTTCGGTCGGGAGAACGTCGAAACCCGCCAGATCAAGCTGGTGTGTGGTTGACGCGGTGGTTCCAATGCTTGCGAGCCTTTCTCGTCGCAAAAGTTCTCGTTTTCGTGACAGCCCCCAGCGAAAGCCGGAGTCCTTGCCGTCCGAACGCACGGCGCGGTGACAGGGGATGGCCAGGGCGATTTGATTTTGACCGCACGCAGAACCCACCGCGCGGCTGGATCCGGGGGAGCCGATTCGGTCGGCCAGTTCGCGGTAGGTGATCGTTTCGCCGGGCTTGGTTTGCGCGAGAGCGGTCCAGACTTGCTTCTGAAATTCGGTGCCATGGAGTTCCATGGGAAGGCGAAGAGGCTCTGCCGGCTGTTCGATGAATCGTATGACCGCGGCCAGTTCGGCTTGAAACGCTGCATCGGTTTCAACCGGTTTTTGTTTTGGATGTGCAGTCGCCAGTTCAGCGAGCATCGAAGCTCGGTTGTCACCGAGAGAAAGGAAGCTCACGCGGACGCCAACGTCAGCAATGTTGCTACCGGCGATCAAGACTTGCCCGAGCGAGCAGGCACCTGTTGCGAAGATCAGATGCGAATCGCTTGCTCGCTGTTGGGCGGATGAGTGCGTCATTGATTGCCGGCGACTGGGTGGGGCGTGGAGGATTCCTCGGAGATTGAAAGTTGTTGGGCGGCCCAGTCGGCGGCGATGGTTCCGATTTCACCCGCGAGCGAATTGACGGAACCTTTCCCATTGGGGTGAACGCGATTGCTGAGAAAGATGACCGACAGTTTCAGCTCTGGATCGATCCACAGGGCGGTGCCGGTGAATCCACCATGTCCGAACGCAGCGTCGGTCATCGATTTGCCTCGGTTGGAAGAGTACGCAGAGCGTTTGTCCCAGCCTCGGCTTCGGAATTGAATTTGGTCGGCTGATTTGCCCGGAACTTCGATCGGCGAAGTCATGGCCTCGAAGGTTGCCTTTGAGAACAAACGCACCTGGTTGGTTTGAATGGCGTCGTTCGTTTGCCCAGCGTTGACCATCGCGTTCGCGAACCGGGAAAGGTCGTCTGCGGTGCTGAACAATCCTGCGTGACCAGCGACTCCGCCGAGGGCGTAGGCGCGCGGGTCGTGAACCTCGCCTCGCATCCAGTGTCCCTCGCGTTGTTGAGTGGTGGCGCATCGATCATCGTTCTCACCAGTTGATCGATAGCCAGTGTCGTTCATTTGGAGGGGGGCAAAGATTCTTTTCTGGGTGAATTGGTCCAGCGGCATGCCTGAGACTTGATGGACGAGTTCACCCAGCACCAAGAAGCCGACGTCGGAGTAACGAAAACGTGTTCCAGGTGGACTGCGAAGTTTTTGCGACATCAGGTTGGCGATCGATTCCGCGTGCGTGCCTTGGTAGTCCGACATGCCATTGTCGGGGATCAATCCGGAGGTATGAAGCAAAAGGTGTTCGATGGTGACCGACTGTTTGTCATGGACGGCGAATTCTGGCAGGTATTCGCTGACGGGGGCGGTGAGCGACAGTTTGCCTTCGTCGGCGAGGATCATCACGCTGGTGGCGGTTGCGATGGGTTTGGTCAGCGACGCCAAATCGAAGACCGTGTCGACGGTCATCGGCTTTCGTTGCGGTTCGAGCTCGCGGTTTCCGAAGGCCGCTTGGTAGATGGTTTGGCCGCGAAAATTGACTGACACGACGGCACCGGGGCATTTCTGGGCTTGGATGCCGTCCTGGACGAGCTGTGCAACCGTGCTGGCTGGGAAGTCCTTGCTGGCGGAAGAGTCTTCTGCAGAAACGGTTGCCAAGGTTG is a genomic window of Rhodopirellula islandica containing:
- a CDS encoding pectate lyase family protein is translated as MKWQLALIVVVSLGCLLWEPFEEDRHQSELDGVSWVSDQDDVSPCGVFSDLKAFPGAQGFGATTAGGRGGAVLTVENLNDSGRGSLREAVETKGARFVVFSVSGTIELETPLKITEPNITIAGHSAPGGGIALKNSDSNTGPSFVVNASEVVIRYLRVRPGLAAPSTSVDAISILGGKNIVIANNSFSWAVDENVNLWFDATDVTVQHNIISEGIWDGNHTQRGLHSKGLLSGLENVRVSVHHNLFAHNDDRNPRLTGLGKNEVVNNVIYNYYQVGTNFSIGVGFQANLIGNVFLPGKQHREHRYPIVVGGQLVEKAIFVRDNLSPRRSTGTEDEWLNVGFNGVMGDGAYNGTLLDESVRAGTPFEMSAVPVTLEPAETLVERLLPIVGATLPRRDAVDVRVVSDVRNKTGVMINDPAEVGGWPALEPGTVQDRDRDGMPDAWELQHGLDPDDSSDAMQDMNGDGYVNLEQYLECLVFEEISRRKFTRPTQ
- a CDS encoding cupin domain-containing protein, whose protein sequence is MQTIRVEETEGEVFPAGRRSCILGGPRGLPVEQFAVGHSTLFPQGAIPEHAHSNEEVYVVLAGRGEMRVGNDVRQVAATTAIYIPSNVPHSLINDSDEDLVVMWMYAPGGVVGHWEDERGGRPA
- a CDS encoding cysteine hydrolase family protein — protein: MTKTVALVVAFAGVLTCQVASGQSSLELRLQSQSKSDAGEFVMQHQKESWKAAETAIIVCDAWDYHHCFNAVGRLNEMAPTMNRVIAEARRRGVTIIHSPSDCVDFYKDSPARKRAVIAPAATNLPKEIESWCYTIPAEEDAEYPVDQSDGGEDDDPKEHAEWAAKLESIGRDPKRPWQRQLDTIEIDESVDFITDQGDEVWNVLESKNIDNVILLGVHTNMCVLGRPFGLRQMARNGKKVVLMRDMTDSMYNPMMWPYVSHFEGTRRVISHIERYVCPTMTSDQLIGGEPFRFKGDE
- a CDS encoding DUF1559 domain-containing protein, coding for MNLRSRHRSEDGFTLVELLVVIAIIGVLVGLLLPAVQAAREAARRMSCSNNMKQLGLALHNYHSAYNRLPQQRGGTSNVNDTWPPGTYEGHNNLQLSFLVGVLPFIEQQALWEQISNPLAVNSDGTVRSPSWPAMGPVVDNRPLYPPWVTELSALRCPSDPGRGAPAYGRTNYAANQGDTIYNSNGIYAAWNNFQTPAGWPSLKGTLRGFFNARSSTKFRDILDGLSNTIMLGEIATDLGDRDARTSTTQEANGLRVPNTALACRSSLDPERPSFWSAAVQTPADADSTNGPRFVRGFQWSNGFQIHTGFQTILPPNSEICQEAPVGNWMSTYDQSGNFTASSRHQGGVHVVMGDGAVKFITESIEAGNSDAKPVDPWQTQGVGSPFGLWGALGTKANGEIVSLD
- a CDS encoding heat domain containing protein; the protein is MSQSTTGSGFSLKDQLFNRDRIDFLSGLFQASDCNFDGKAFTRQCMHGLKDLELKQRIAHIAVVLEKHLAVDFPTAAKQIREALPPPLDPQLADNDFGDFILAPLGEYVVRNGLERKHLRNSLKTLKAITMRFSMEDSIRAFLDAHPESTLTELSQWSTDSNYHVRRLVSEGTRPKLPWSRRLSIDVTTPLPFLDTLHADATRYVTRSVANHLNDISKSHPELVLQTLRNWKSAEKQSPQELDWINRHALRTLIKQGHSPALKFLGYRHDPKIEVSDFELKKAELQPGDTIEFSFSITAKRSEALMIDYVIDFVKANGTTAPKVHKLKSLSVNKAEVIALTKRHRLHANATTYKLYPGRHAITLQINGKPYGRRSFELLEDT
- a CDS encoding methylated-DNA--[protein]-cysteine S-methyltransferase, coding for MTHSSAQQRASDSHLIFATGACSLGQVLIAGSNIADVGVRVSFLSLGDNRASMLAELATAHPKQKPVETDAAFQAELAAVIRFIEQPAEPLRLPMELHGTEFQKQVWTALAQTKPGETITYRELADRIGSPGSSRAVGSACGQNQIALAIPCHRAVRSDGKDSGFRWGLSRKRELLRRERLASIGTTASTTHQLDLAGFDVLPTEQSSATNTTKALP
- a CDS encoding serine hydrolase domain-containing protein, with product MNQLFARLAVAMPLAIATLATVSAEDSSASKDFPASTVAQLVQDGIQAQKCPGAVVSVNFRGQTIYQAAFGNRELEPQRKPMTVDTVFDLASLTKPIATATSVMILADEGKLSLTAPVSEYLPEFAVHDKQSVTIEHLLLHTSGLIPDNGMSDYQGTHAESIANLMSQKLRSPPGTRFRYSDVGFLVLGELVHQVSGMPLDQFTQKRIFAPLQMNDTGYRSTGENDDRCATTQQREGHWMRGEVHDPRAYALGGVAGHAGLFSTADDLSRFANAMVNAGQTNDAIQTNQVRLFSKATFEAMTSPIEVPGKSADQIQFRSRGWDKRSAYSSNRGKSMTDAAFGHGGFTGTALWIDPELKLSVIFLSNRVHPNGKGSVNSLAGEIGTIAADWAAQQLSISEESSTPHPVAGNQ